A stretch of Eleutherodactylus coqui strain aEleCoq1 chromosome 2, aEleCoq1.hap1, whole genome shotgun sequence DNA encodes these proteins:
- the GPR85 gene encoding probable G-protein coupled receptor 85, producing the protein MANDSHAADNILQNVSPLTAFLKLTSLGFIIGVSVVGNLLISILLVKDKTLHRAPYYFLLDLCCSDILRSAICFPFVFTSVKNGSTWTYGNLTCKVIAFLGVLSCFHTAFMLFCISVTRYLAIAHHRFYTKRLTFWTCLAVICMVWTLSVAMAFPPVLDVGTYSFIREEDQCTFQHRSFRANDSLGFMLLLALILLATQLVYLKLIFFVHDRRKMKPVQFVAAVSQNWTFHGPGASGQAAANWLAGFGRGPTPPTLLGIRQNANTTGRRRLLVLDEFKMEKRISRMFYIMTFLFLTLWGPYLVACYWRVFARGPVVPGGFLTAAVWMSFAQAGINPFVCIFSNRELRRCFSTTLLYCRKSRLPREPYCVI; encoded by the coding sequence ATGGCGAACGATAGCCATGCAGCTGACAACATTCTGCAAAATGTGTCTCCTTTAACAGCATTTTTAAAGCTAACATCATTGGGCTTTATAATAGGAGTCAGTGTGGTGGGTAACCTTCTTATCTCAATTTTGCTTGTCAAAGATAAGACCTTACACAGAGCTCCTTACTACTTCCTGTTGGATTTGTGCTGCTCAGACATCCTGAGGTCTGCTATCTGTTTTCCATTCGTTTTCACCTCCGTGAAGAATGGCTCTACTTGGACTTATGGGAATCTTACTTGCAAAGTGATTGCATTTCTTGGGGTCTTGTCCTGTTTTCACACTGCATTCATGCTATTCTGTATAAGCGTTACCAGATACTTAGCTATAGCCCACCATCGGTTTTATACAAAAAGGTTGACTTTTTGGACTTGTTTGGCAGTAATTTGCATGGTGTGGACCTTATCTGTAGCTATGGCCTTCCCACCAGTCCTCGATGTTGGCACCTACTCCTTTATTAGAGAGGAAGACCAATGCACGTTTCAGCATCGTTCCTTTAGGGCCAACGATTCCTTGGGATTTATGTTGCTCCTCGCTCTCATTCTTCTAGCTACACAGCTTGTCTACCTCAAGCTGATATTTTTTGTTCATGACCGAAGGAAAATGAAGCCAGTCCAGTTTGTAGCAGCAGTAAGCCAGAATTGGACTTTTCATGGTCCTGGAGCCAGCGGTCAGGCAGCAGCTAACTGGCTTGCAGGCTTTGGAAGGGGTCCTACACCACCCACCTTACTTGGAATAAGGCAAAATGCAAACACCACCGGCAGGAGAAGGCTACTGGTTTTAGATGAGttcaaaatggaaaaaaggatcAGTAGAATGTTCTATATTATGACTTTCCTTTTCCTGACCTTGTGGGGGCCCTATCTGGTAGCTTGTTACTGGAGAGTTTTTGCCAGAGGTCCTGTTGTACCGGGAGGATTTCTAACAGCAGCTGTCTGGATGAGTTTCGCCCAAGCTGGAATCAATCCTTTTGTCTGCATTTTCTCAAACAGGGAGCTGAGGCGCTGTTTCAGCACAACCCTTCTTTACTGCAGAAAATCCAGGTTACCAAGGGAACCTTACTGTGTTATATGA